In Pedobacter sp. SL55, the following proteins share a genomic window:
- a CDS encoding glycoside hydrolase family 18, whose amino-acid sequence MKKTKIQIFGMLLSALFASLLFTGCDKEVEALQIQKLKTYDEQYYKNLREFKKSKHEISYAYYEAWSPVEGVSGTKYPASWGERILGLPDSLDIVNLWMGIPTKDTHPLAYEDMKISQEKLGTRFVMHADASHYRHKFTVDGVNYDMGGDGNNISDATMAAYAKWIVKQVLEPGLDGVDVDWEGWNGPNLVRLINELSKEFGPKGKDPSKLLIVDFFNSNPPTSIIPFCDYFVSQSYSNQTGGIYHPAGFPYETMIYCETFGVFYATGGKLLDYARWQPAIGRKGGVGVFFLGRNYYSSSGIPYNEFRKAIQIMNPAVH is encoded by the coding sequence ATGAAAAAAACTAAAATTCAAATATTTGGCATGTTGCTGTCGGCTTTATTTGCTTCGTTATTATTTACGGGTTGCGATAAAGAGGTAGAGGCTTTGCAAATTCAGAAGTTAAAAACTTACGATGAGCAGTATTATAAAAACTTACGTGAGTTTAAGAAAAGTAAACATGAAATCAGTTATGCTTATTATGAGGCATGGTCTCCGGTAGAAGGTGTTTCTGGCACCAAGTATCCGGCATCGTGGGGAGAGCGTATACTGGGCTTACCTGATAGTCTTGATATTGTAAATCTTTGGATGGGCATACCCACAAAAGACACTCATCCGTTGGCGTATGAAGATATGAAGATATCTCAAGAAAAACTGGGAACACGTTTTGTAATGCATGCAGATGCTTCACACTATAGACATAAGTTTACCGTAGATGGTGTAAATTACGATATGGGGGGCGACGGTAACAATATCAGTGATGCTACCATGGCTGCTTATGCAAAGTGGATTGTAAAGCAAGTATTGGAACCCGGCCTTGATGGGGTGGATGTAGACTGGGAAGGTTGGAATGGCCCAAATCTAGTAAGACTTATAAATGAACTGAGCAAAGAGTTTGGGCCTAAAGGAAAAGACCCAAGTAAATTATTGATTGTTGACTTTTTTAATAGTAATCCGCCAACATCAATTATACCTTTTTGCGACTATTTTGTTAGTCAATCGTATTCTAACCAAACTGGAGGGATATATCACCCAGCGGGCTTTCCTTATGAAACAATGATTTATTGTGAAACATTTGGTGTTTTTTATGCCACAGGAGGTAAGCTACTTGATTATGCAAGATGGCAACCGGCAATTGGTCGTAAGGGAGGAGTTGGTGTTTTCTTCTTAGGAAGAAATTATTATTCGTCTTCAGGTATACCTTATAATGAATTCAGGAAAGCTATTCAGATCATGAATCCAGCGGTACACTAA
- a CDS encoding family 20 glycosylhydrolase, translating to MSFKNIKLTIVFLLFITVKGFSQNNYDLIPYPQQLAVLKGNFVFSSKNKIQILSEQKLDKEVAYLRSVLSQYQIETAAKSATSRIELKLSADVKGEETYRLQIKFGLISITASKPSGIFYGIQTLHQLMALNHIGADQKQIPALNIVDQPAYSWRGSMLDVSRHFFNMDYLKRHIDRLAFYKINKFHFHLTDDQGWRIEIKKYPALTEKGAYRTFNNQDSVCMELAKENPDFEIDPRFIKIKDGKEIYGGYYTQQELKELVAYAAERHVEIIPEIDMPGHMMAAISVFPELVDGKMGWGELFSTPLCPCKEEVYTFVENVLNEVISIFPSKYIHIGADEVDKTSWEKSELCKAMMKREGMKDIHELQSYFVHRVQKMVEAKGKKAIAWDDALEGKINSDITVMYWRGWVAGAPLKAVQNNHPVIMSPTNPLYFDFFPDKSSLRNVYNMKVVFEDVPADKVHLIKGAQANLWAEKIPSENRADFLLFPRLTALSERLWTNKGTFENYSNRLLAHYPVMDKMKIAYRLPDLCGFALESVFVKDAILEVKNSLKGKTIHYTKDGSTPTTKSPVLTGNSLAINQPTSLKFALFSSGGAQSKGDIYTVNYKPSTFATAIKSPEKLESGLSCDFYNQPIDKVAKIAGKPDQQFLVNNINVPKEAKAPQFGLKYDGYIEVPETGIYTFNLTCDDAGMLYIADRLVIDNEGPHSPIEKSGQVALEKGLHPFRLDFVEGGGGYTLLLQYAMDGCNAKDIPNNWFYRQISK from the coding sequence ATGTCGTTTAAGAATATTAAACTTACTATTGTTTTTTTGCTTTTTATAACTGTGAAAGGCTTCTCGCAAAACAATTATGATCTTATACCTTATCCTCAGCAGCTTGCTGTGCTCAAAGGAAATTTTGTGTTCTCCTCAAAAAATAAAATTCAAATTTTGAGCGAACAAAAATTAGATAAAGAGGTAGCCTATCTTCGTTCTGTTTTATCTCAATATCAAATAGAAACAGCTGCAAAATCAGCGACATCACGTATAGAATTGAAATTGTCTGCCGATGTTAAAGGAGAAGAAACATATCGACTTCAAATTAAATTTGGTTTAATTTCTATCACTGCTTCCAAGCCGTCGGGTATTTTTTACGGTATACAAACTTTACACCAATTAATGGCACTTAACCATATTGGAGCTGATCAAAAACAAATCCCAGCTCTTAATATAGTAGATCAACCTGCATATAGCTGGAGAGGATCGATGCTGGACGTATCAAGACACTTCTTTAATATGGACTATCTTAAAAGGCATATCGATAGACTTGCTTTTTATAAAATCAATAAATTTCATTTCCACCTTACGGATGATCAAGGCTGGCGTATAGAAATCAAAAAATATCCAGCGTTAACAGAAAAGGGTGCTTATCGCACTTTCAATAATCAAGACAGTGTATGTATGGAGTTGGCAAAGGAAAATCCTGATTTTGAGATAGACCCTCGTTTTATCAAAATAAAGGATGGAAAAGAAATTTATGGTGGATATTATACACAACAAGAACTTAAAGAGTTGGTAGCTTATGCCGCCGAACGCCATGTAGAAATTATTCCCGAAATTGATATGCCAGGGCACATGATGGCTGCGATATCGGTTTTTCCTGAACTTGTTGATGGTAAAATGGGCTGGGGCGAGCTGTTTTCTACACCACTTTGTCCGTGTAAAGAAGAGGTATATACTTTCGTAGAGAATGTGCTTAATGAAGTCATTTCTATTTTTCCTTCTAAATACATTCATATTGGAGCAGACGAGGTAGATAAAACAAGCTGGGAAAAATCTGAACTGTGTAAAGCAATGATGAAACGAGAAGGGATGAAGGATATACACGAACTACAAAGTTATTTTGTTCATCGTGTGCAAAAAATGGTAGAAGCTAAAGGCAAAAAAGCCATTGCTTGGGATGATGCCTTGGAAGGAAAAATCAACTCAGATATTACGGTAATGTATTGGAGAGGATGGGTTGCAGGCGCACCGCTAAAGGCAGTACAAAATAATCATCCTGTGATTATGTCGCCTACTAATCCGCTCTATTTTGATTTTTTTCCGGATAAAAGTTCGCTTAGAAATGTTTACAACATGAAGGTTGTTTTTGAGGATGTTCCTGCTGATAAAGTTCACTTAATTAAAGGTGCACAGGCAAACTTATGGGCAGAAAAAATTCCTTCAGAAAATAGAGCAGATTTTTTGTTGTTTCCACGATTAACAGCGCTTTCAGAAAGATTATGGACAAATAAAGGGACTTTTGAGAATTACAGCAACCGGTTATTAGCTCATTATCCAGTAATGGATAAGATGAAAATAGCTTATCGGTTGCCAGATTTATGCGGCTTTGCTTTAGAAAGCGTATTTGTAAAAGATGCTATTTTAGAAGTTAAAAATTCGCTGAAAGGTAAAACGATACACTATACAAAAGATGGTAGTACGCCTACCACCAAATCTCCTGTTTTAACTGGAAACTCTTTGGCTATCAATCAGCCAACCAGTTTGAAATTTGCGCTTTTCAGTAGTGGAGGAGCTCAATCTAAGGGAGATATTTACACGGTTAATTATAAGCCATCAACTTTTGCAACTGCCATAAAATCTCCTGAAAAATTAGAGAGTGGTCTGTCTTGTGATTTTTATAATCAACCTATAGATAAGGTTGCAAAAATAGCAGGTAAGCCAGATCAACAATTTTTGGTAAACAATATAAACGTGCCGAAAGAAGCGAAGGCTCCACAGTTTGGCTTAAAGTACGATGGTTATATTGAAGTACCTGAAACCGGAATTTATACTTTCAATCTTACTTGCGATGATGCAGGGATGTTGTACATCGCCGACAGGCTTGTGATAGATAATGAAGGGCCTCATTCTCCAATTGAAAAAAGTGGACAAGTAGCACTTGAAAAAGGCTTACATCCTTTCCGTTTAGATTTTGTAGAAGGAGGCGGTGGTTATACCTTATTGCTGCAGTATGCAATGGATGGTTGTAACGCAAAGGATATTCCGAATAATTGGTTTTATCGTCAAATAAGTAAGTAA
- a CDS encoding alpha-L-fucosidase: MNNKNICLLAMAILLSVFFSCKNIISVAPPKPYAAIPSKTQLDWQKMEYYMFVHFGPNTFTDMEWGNGKEDPKLFNPSSLDCRQWAATAKAAGMKGIIITAKHHDGFCLWPSKYSTHTVKESPWKNGKGDVLKELSAACKEYGLKFGVYLSPWDRNHPAYGTPEYNQIFANTLSEVLSNYGDVFEVWFDGANGEGPNGKRQEYDWDLFRSTVYKHQPNAVIFSDVGPGCRWIGNEAGFAGETNWSRLNVKGFAPGRSPALDTLNSGNKYGAAWVPGETDVSVRPGWFYSKATDDKVKTLDELLGIYFASVGRNSNLLLNVPADRRGLIHANDSLRLMEMKQAIDKSFGDDLAAGKKASSAAVRGNSKTYAAANLLDGNYDSYWATDDNILTAAVEIDLGSSMDVNAVVLQEYIPLGQRVARFNIEVWNTAKNVWEQVAEETTIGYKRIIRFNTRRTNKLKLNIVESLACPVLNNVGIYRLPEAYLPKNANQQVIVREKGDLPVDKWKILSPSIDNIAEVIDGKATSIAVDFSIPIVIDLGEESKFKGFFYVPKAKVSAANIARYNFMISSDGKSWKALKSNAMFDNIRNNPIRQNQFFENHVKGRYIKLEPLELTNSSEKYLIAEIGLLK; encoded by the coding sequence ATGAATAATAAGAATATATGCCTACTTGCAATGGCAATACTTCTATCTGTGTTTTTTTCATGTAAGAACATAATTTCAGTAGCTCCTCCCAAACCGTATGCGGCTATTCCATCTAAAACTCAATTAGATTGGCAGAAGATGGAATATTATATGTTTGTCCATTTTGGCCCAAATACTTTTACTGATATGGAGTGGGGAAATGGGAAAGAAGATCCAAAACTTTTTAACCCTTCTTCGTTGGATTGTCGTCAGTGGGCAGCTACAGCAAAGGCCGCAGGAATGAAGGGAATTATCATTACAGCTAAGCACCATGATGGTTTTTGTCTGTGGCCTAGTAAATACAGTACACATACGGTTAAAGAAAGTCCTTGGAAAAATGGTAAAGGCGATGTGTTGAAAGAACTTTCAGCAGCTTGCAAGGAGTACGGTCTTAAATTTGGCGTATATCTTTCACCTTGGGATCGTAACCATCCAGCTTATGGCACACCAGAATACAACCAGATTTTTGCAAATACGTTATCAGAAGTATTATCTAATTATGGCGATGTGTTTGAAGTTTGGTTTGATGGAGCCAACGGAGAAGGGCCTAATGGCAAACGCCAGGAATATGACTGGGATTTGTTTAGAAGTACGGTATATAAACATCAGCCCAATGCTGTGATATTTAGTGACGTTGGCCCTGGTTGCCGTTGGATAGGGAATGAAGCAGGTTTTGCGGGCGAAACAAATTGGTCGCGACTTAATGTAAAGGGCTTTGCGCCTGGTCGTTCTCCGGCTTTAGATACTTTAAATTCAGGAAATAAATATGGAGCGGCGTGGGTACCAGGAGAAACAGATGTCTCTGTTCGTCCGGGATGGTTTTATAGTAAAGCTACAGACGATAAAGTAAAAACTTTAGACGAACTGCTAGGGATTTATTTTGCTTCGGTTGGTCGTAACTCAAACCTATTACTTAACGTACCTGCAGATAGAAGAGGATTAATTCATGCCAACGATTCACTTCGTTTAATGGAAATGAAGCAGGCAATCGATAAATCTTTCGGTGATGACTTGGCAGCTGGTAAAAAAGCATCTTCTGCTGCGGTAAGAGGAAACAGTAAGACTTATGCTGCAGCAAATTTGCTAGATGGTAACTACGATTCTTATTGGGCTACAGATGATAACATATTAACTGCTGCCGTGGAAATAGATTTGGGTAGCAGTATGGATGTGAATGCAGTAGTATTACAAGAATATATTCCCTTGGGGCAACGTGTTGCTCGTTTTAATATAGAGGTATGGAATACTGCCAAAAATGTATGGGAACAAGTAGCAGAAGAAACTACTATTGGTTACAAACGAATCATCAGGTTTAATACTCGTCGTACCAATAAATTAAAATTAAACATAGTCGAATCTTTAGCTTGCCCGGTGCTAAACAACGTTGGAATATATCGTTTGCCAGAAGCATATTTGCCTAAGAACGCGAACCAACAAGTGATTGTAAGGGAAAAAGGAGATTTGCCAGTTGATAAATGGAAAATCTTGTCTCCATCTATTGATAATATTGCTGAAGTTATAGATGGAAAGGCTACTTCGATAGCTGTAGATTTTAGTATACCTATTGTTATTGATTTAGGCGAAGAAAGCAAATTTAAAGGCTTTTTCTATGTACCAAAAGCTAAGGTATCAGCAGCAAATATAGCCCGTTACAATTTTATGATAAGTAGTGATGGAAAGAGTTGGAAAGCGTTAAAAAGTAATGCCATGTTTGATAACATCAGGAATAATCCAATCAGGCAAAATCAGTTTTTTGAAAATCATGTAAAAGGGCGTTATATTAAGCTAGAGCCATTGGAGCTTACAAATTCTTCAGAAAAATATCTGATTGCTGAGATTGGACTTTTAAAGTAG
- a CDS encoding sialidase family protein, with protein sequence MKNNCIHFMFLLSFFITTEVIYAQDYNWRKGILVDEFIYDTAPFPAVHAATIAETKSGLITAFFGGEHEGHKNVNIYVSKQVKNKWTPPVKVADGVLNDTLRKACYNPVLFYYPDGELLLFYKVGKNVQDWTGHLIRSFDDGLTWSAPENLPKGFLGPIKNKPVLIGNKLLCPSSTENNGWQVHIEITEDRGKTWRKTAAINSKPWNIIQPSILKLKDNRLQLVCRSQNEHLISSFSSDHGETWSDPIALYLPNNNSGTDAVTLRNGKHLLVYNHVGVKESAYIEKARTPLNVAISDDGITWKAAAILEDSVIGEYSYPSVIQGNDDIVHIVYTWRRKKIKYVKINPSKLLEKNIANSKWPE encoded by the coding sequence ATGAAGAATAACTGCATTCATTTTATGTTTTTGCTAAGCTTTTTTATCACAACCGAGGTTATATACGCTCAGGATTATAACTGGCGAAAAGGGATATTAGTGGATGAATTTATTTATGATACTGCGCCTTTTCCCGCTGTACATGCTGCAACTATAGCAGAAACAAAATCAGGACTAATTACAGCCTTTTTTGGGGGGGAACACGAAGGGCACAAGAATGTAAATATTTATGTAAGTAAGCAAGTGAAAAATAAATGGACACCACCCGTGAAAGTAGCGGATGGAGTGCTGAATGATACACTAAGAAAAGCTTGTTATAATCCTGTCTTGTTTTATTATCCAGACGGAGAACTGCTGTTATTTTATAAAGTTGGTAAAAATGTGCAGGATTGGACCGGACATTTGATTCGTTCTTTCGATGACGGATTGACTTGGTCTGCTCCAGAAAATTTGCCCAAAGGATTTTTAGGACCTATCAAAAACAAACCAGTACTGATAGGCAATAAATTGCTTTGTCCTTCTAGTACAGAGAACAATGGTTGGCAGGTACATATAGAAATAACTGAAGACCGAGGAAAAACTTGGCGGAAAACAGCGGCCATTAACAGTAAACCATGGAATATTATCCAGCCAAGTATTTTAAAACTCAAAGATAATCGTTTACAACTTGTTTGCCGTTCGCAAAATGAACATTTGATATCTTCTTTTTCTTCTGATCATGGCGAAACCTGGAGTGATCCTATAGCATTATATCTTCCAAATAACAATTCGGGTACAGATGCGGTAACGCTTCGTAATGGAAAACATTTGTTAGTTTACAATCATGTTGGGGTTAAAGAGAGTGCTTATATCGAAAAAGCCCGTACACCACTTAATGTAGCCATTTCTGACGATGGTATTACTTGGAAGGCAGCCGCAATATTAGAAGACTCCGTTATTGGAGAATATTCGTATCCATCGGTTATACAAGGAAACGATGATATTGTTCACATAGTTTACACATGGCGTAGAAAAAAAATCAAATACGTAAAAATTAATCCTTCTAAATTATTAGAAAAAAATATTGCTAATTCTAAGTGGCCCGAATAA
- a CDS encoding BT_3987 domain-containing protein: MKKKFNLKLSLYILLCSFLFVTGCKESNYNKNVILVTGTDSNPVARFVVENTPSSYTVTASATDKVTQDVTVNFAVDNSLIEEYNRKHGTSYYAIPASAIQVDGSQGVIKAGSAASTGITVRVVSTADFVDGRTYVIPVTIKSIEGAKIDVLEPSKTIFLRVSRVINFNSLNMNNTNLYSNFIFEDNKAVNLVNYTYEIKCYINAWHTTPEQISRLCSFTAKDESASNMLRFGENGQDINSLQWVSPGGSVVSAKRFNTGQWYTISLTFDGKKYVMYVDGVKDVELIGNKASTFQRFELGMSWENYPARQYFNGRVAEARVWNRALTANELQLGICGVDPKSTGLVAYWKFNEGTGSIFRDATGNGYDMDWSKTVRDNTGNGTLNPFNKSAFVTWQSDGVNKCSQ; the protein is encoded by the coding sequence ATGAAAAAGAAATTTAATTTAAAATTGAGCCTATATATTTTGTTGTGCTCGTTTTTATTTGTAACAGGTTGCAAGGAGTCTAATTATAATAAAAATGTGATACTTGTAACTGGTACAGATAGTAATCCTGTAGCAAGGTTTGTGGTAGAGAACACACCATCATCTTATACCGTAACCGCTTCTGCTACAGATAAAGTTACACAAGATGTGACAGTAAATTTTGCAGTTGATAATTCATTGATAGAAGAATATAACCGCAAACACGGAACTAGCTATTATGCAATTCCAGCGTCGGCAATACAAGTAGACGGGTCGCAAGGCGTAATAAAAGCAGGCAGTGCAGCTTCAACTGGTATCACTGTTAGAGTTGTATCTACAGCAGATTTTGTAGACGGACGTACTTACGTTATTCCTGTTACTATCAAAAGCATAGAAGGTGCTAAAATTGATGTTTTAGAACCATCTAAGACTATCTTTTTAAGAGTGTCGAGGGTAATCAATTTTAACTCGTTAAACATGAACAACACTAACTTGTATAGTAATTTCATATTTGAAGATAATAAGGCTGTTAATTTGGTTAATTATACTTATGAAATTAAATGCTATATCAATGCTTGGCATACTACCCCTGAGCAGATTAGTCGTTTGTGTAGTTTTACAGCTAAAGACGAGTCAGCATCAAACATGCTTAGGTTCGGAGAAAATGGTCAGGACATCAACTCTTTACAATGGGTTAGTCCAGGTGGAAGTGTAGTTTCTGCTAAACGTTTCAATACTGGTCAATGGTATACTATTTCTTTAACCTTTGATGGTAAGAAATATGTGATGTATGTTGACGGTGTGAAAGATGTTGAATTGATAGGTAATAAAGCCTCTACATTTCAACGATTTGAATTAGGTATGTCTTGGGAAAACTATCCGGCAAGACAGTACTTTAATGGTCGTGTTGCAGAAGCCCGGGTTTGGAACAGAGCTCTTACAGCCAATGAATTACAATTAGGGATTTGCGGTGTAGATCCTAAGTCTACAGGATTGGTGGCTTACTGGAAATTCAATGAAGGTACTGGAAGTATATTTAGAGATGCTACAGGAAATGGCTATGATATGGACTGGTCTAAAACTGTTAGGGACAATACAGGAAATGGTACGCTAAACCCATTCAACAAGAGTGCTTTTGTTACTTGGCAATCTGATGGCGTAAATAAATGCAGTCAATAA
- a CDS encoding BT_3987 domain-containing protein: MMNKNISLNIRFIIVSFFAVMVSVFQSCSKKETYDVTGDTETRIFINSEGRSSLANLKNSFTYTIQHTVESSTSNADIQAKFAVQSTKPVSSTVTVNAEVDNSLVAAYNTANNVSFATLPSGAVTLNKTSVTIEQGSSISSDQILVSVDQSKFAELTAPAYLLPIKLSSISNNAAKISTNYQTAYIVINTKEVIVKPSVPASGMLGALVTNYSTWGITANGTPTTGTTLAQMFDGNVSTRWGFATHPLTITADMMETKTIGGFRLFAYRALTNGISFSNVVVSVSDDGVNYKELGTATNATMTNAAGYQYIGLYKTVQARYFRLAVTWSSTSQRGISELGVYVQ; this comes from the coding sequence ATGATGAACAAAAATATTTCATTAAACATCAGGTTTATAATAGTTTCATTTTTTGCTGTTATGGTATCTGTATTTCAATCATGTAGCAAAAAGGAAACTTACGACGTTACAGGAGATACTGAAACCAGGATCTTTATCAATTCTGAAGGGCGCAGTTCGCTCGCAAATCTCAAAAATAGTTTTACTTACACTATTCAACATACTGTAGAAAGTTCTACCAGTAATGCTGATATTCAGGCTAAGTTCGCTGTACAATCTACCAAACCTGTTAGCAGTACGGTTACTGTGAATGCAGAAGTAGATAATTCTTTGGTAGCGGCTTACAATACCGCTAATAATGTTTCTTTTGCGACTTTACCAAGCGGCGCTGTTACGCTTAATAAAACTTCGGTTACCATAGAACAAGGCAGTAGCATTTCGTCAGATCAGATATTGGTTTCAGTAGATCAGAGTAAATTTGCGGAATTGACCGCTCCAGCTTATCTGCTTCCAATCAAATTATCGTCTATATCAAACAACGCTGCAAAAATTAGCACAAATTATCAGACAGCGTATATTGTTATTAATACCAAAGAGGTAATAGTTAAGCCTAGTGTGCCCGCAAGCGGAATGTTAGGAGCTCTTGTTACCAATTATTCAACATGGGGAATTACAGCTAATGGCACACCTACTACAGGAACCACTTTAGCCCAAATGTTTGATGGTAATGTTTCAACTCGTTGGGGATTTGCAACACATCCTTTAACAATTACTGCAGACATGATGGAAACCAAGACTATTGGTGGTTTTAGGTTATTTGCCTACAGAGCCCTAACAAATGGTATTTCTTTCAGTAATGTGGTTGTTTCTGTAAGTGATGATGGTGTAAACTATAAAGAGTTAGGTACGGCAACAAATGCAACAATGACAAATGCTGCAGGTTATCAATATATTGGTCTTTACAAAACTGTTCAGGCCAGATATTTTCGCTTGGCAGTAACTTGGTCATCTACAAGTCAGCGAGGAATTTCTGAACTAGGTGTTTATGTTCAGTAA
- a CDS encoding glycoside hydrolase family 35 protein, protein MNKKLILKLILLSIFLIGFSIRSFAQKKHAFEIKDGHFFYDGKPVQLISGEMHYPRIPHQYWRHRFKMLKAMGLNTIATYVFWNAHETESGEWDFSEDKNLRRYIEIAGEEGLHVILRPGPYACAEWEFGGYPWWLQKVEKLELRSDNAAFLTHTKNYLKRLYQEIGDLQITKGGPIVMIQVENEFGSYAAQRKDIPLDQHRKYNQKIKDQLAEVGFDVPFFTSDGTWLFDGGAIDGVLPTANGEGNIANLKKAVDQYHNGKGPYMVAEFYPGWLAHWAEPHPAIDASIIARKTEEYLQNDVSFNLYMAHGGTNFGFTSGANYDKKHGIQPDLTSYDYDAPISEAGWVTPKFDSLRNVIKKYAKYSIPSVPAPNKVIEIQAIKLSKAADVLSMLEKQKAVQNNTPLTFEKLNQGHGYVLYSRKFNQPISGQLNISGLRDYAVVYVNGEKVGELNRYYNQYSIAVDIPFNSTLDILVENMGRINYGAEIVHNNKGIIAPITINNIEIEGNWEMYKLPMDNAPVFDNLSKSDVYNVGEPKAKALQGRPAFYEGTFNLSEAGDTFLNMEDWGKGIVFVNGKNLGRYWQVGPQQTLFVPGVWLKKEKTRL, encoded by the coding sequence ATGAACAAGAAGCTAATTCTTAAACTCATTCTGTTATCTATATTCCTGATAGGTTTTTCTATCAGAAGTTTTGCTCAGAAAAAACATGCTTTCGAAATAAAAGATGGACATTTTTTCTATGATGGAAAGCCTGTTCAGCTCATTTCAGGAGAAATGCATTATCCCCGTATTCCGCATCAATACTGGCGCCACAGGTTCAAGATGCTTAAAGCAATGGGGTTAAATACCATTGCCACTTATGTATTCTGGAATGCTCATGAAACAGAAAGCGGTGAATGGGATTTTTCTGAAGATAAAAACCTGCGTCGTTATATTGAAATTGCTGGGGAAGAGGGTTTACATGTCATTCTTCGTCCAGGACCTTATGCTTGTGCCGAATGGGAATTTGGCGGCTATCCGTGGTGGTTGCAAAAGGTAGAAAAGCTAGAATTACGTAGCGATAATGCGGCATTCTTGACTCATACAAAGAATTATCTCAAACGTTTATACCAAGAAATTGGTGATTTGCAAATTACAAAAGGCGGACCAATTGTAATGATACAAGTAGAAAATGAGTTTGGTTCTTATGCTGCTCAACGAAAAGACATTCCATTAGATCAACATCGAAAATATAACCAGAAAATAAAAGATCAATTGGCTGAAGTTGGTTTTGATGTACCTTTTTTTACTTCAGACGGTACTTGGTTATTCGACGGGGGAGCTATTGATGGAGTTTTACCAACAGCAAATGGCGAAGGAAATATCGCTAACTTAAAAAAAGCAGTTGATCAGTATCACAATGGTAAAGGGCCATATATGGTTGCTGAGTTTTATCCTGGCTGGTTGGCTCACTGGGCAGAACCTCATCCAGCTATAGATGCTTCCATTATAGCCCGTAAAACAGAAGAATATCTGCAGAATGATGTCTCTTTTAATTTATATATGGCTCACGGAGGCACAAATTTTGGTTTTACAAGTGGTGCCAATTACGATAAAAAGCATGGCATCCAGCCTGATCTTACCAGTTACGATTACGATGCGCCTATCAGTGAAGCTGGTTGGGTAACACCTAAGTTTGATTCGTTGCGTAACGTGATTAAAAAATATGCTAAATACAGTATTCCATCTGTTCCTGCACCTAATAAGGTAATTGAAATACAAGCTATTAAGTTATCAAAAGCTGCTGATGTTTTAAGTATGCTAGAGAAACAAAAAGCTGTTCAAAACAATACGCCACTAACCTTTGAGAAACTAAATCAGGGACATGGGTACGTATTGTATTCCCGAAAATTCAACCAACCCATTTCTGGGCAGTTAAATATTTCAGGATTACGTGATTATGCAGTTGTATATGTTAACGGAGAAAAGGTAGGTGAGCTGAATAGATATTACAATCAATATTCCATTGCTGTAGACATTCCTTTTAATTCTACACTCGATATTTTGGTGGAAAATATGGGAAGAATTAATTACGGAGCCGAAATTGTTCACAATAATAAAGGAATTATAGCACCTATTACTATCAATAATATAGAGATTGAGGGTAACTGGGAAATGTATAAATTACCAATGGACAATGCTCCTGTTTTTGATAATCTTTCAAAATCTGATGTTTATAATGTAGGCGAACCAAAAGCTAAAGCATTACAAGGAAGACCAGCTTTTTATGAAGGAACTTTTAATCTTTCTGAAGCAGGAGATACTTTTCTTAACATGGAAGATTGGGGCAAAGGGATAGTTTTTGTTAATGGGAAAAACTTAGGCCGTTATTGGCAGGTGGGACCTCAGCAAACCTTGTTTGTACCAGGCGTATGGCTCAAAAAGGAGAAAACAAGATTGTAG